In the genome of Hydractinia symbiolongicarpus strain clone_291-10 chromosome 5, HSymV2.1, whole genome shotgun sequence, one region contains:
- the LOC130646103 gene encoding piggyBac transposable element-derived protein 3-like: MSKTNEQASDKLFKIQPLWKMVLDNCIKVEPKENHSIDEQIIPAKTRTSAIRQYNPKKPQKWVSRCWYEQVRVVLSTNFSCILAQKHGIGETAANVVMKLCKGLLKHVNHKLSFENWFSILELLVNLKQLQILVTCNIRSNRVANCPLMLEKDLRKLGRGPHDYRKDANFGIIIDRWYDKKSVQLASTYAIASVSSQVQRFLKKKTRELIPWPGIVKEYNSAMEGVDLADMLIALYCSPYKIKCWYLKVVFHRVDICKVNSWLLYRRYADQLKIPKKGEKCVYDSS, encoded by the coding sequence ATGTCGAAGACTAATGAGCAAGCTAGTGACAAACTGTTCAAAATTCAGCCGCTATGGAAAATggttcttgataattgcatcaAAGTCGAACCGAAAGAAAATCATAGCATTGATGAACAAATCATTCCAGCTAAGACGCGCACAAGTGCTATCCGCCAATATAATCCAAAAAAGCCGCAAAAGTGGGTATCaagatgttggtacgagcaaGTCAGAGTGGTTTTATCTACgaatttttcttgtattttggCGCAAAAGCACGGGATAGGAGAAACAGCCGCTAATGTAGTTATGAAATTGTGTAAAGGTCTGCTAAAACATGTCAACCATAAACTTTCCTTTGAAAATTGGTTCAGCATTTTGGAACTCCTTGTCAATTTAAAGCAACTTCAGATCCTAGTGACGTGCAACATCCGATCAAACCGTGTCGCTAACTGTCCGCTCATGCTTGAAAAGGACCTAAGGAAACTTGGCAGAGGGCCACATGACTATCGTAAAGATGCAAATTTTGGAATCATCATTGACCGCTGGTATGACAAAAAATCCGTGCAGCTTGCTTCAACATACGCGATAGCGTCTGTTTCCTCACAAGTTCAGAGGTTCTTAAAGAAGAAAACAAGGGAGCTAATTCCATGGCCTGGTATAGTGAAAGAATATAACTCTGCTATGGAAGGTGTCGATTTAGCCGATATGCTCATAGCGCTATATTGCTCACcctacaaaataaaatgttggtACCTGAAGGTCGTGTTCCATCGTGTAGATATTTGCAAGGTTAATTCCTGGTTGCTATACAGGAGATATGCAGATCAGTTGAAGATACCGAAAAAAGGGGAAAAATGCGTCTACGACTCTTCGTAA